A stretch of the Photobacterium sp. CCB-ST2H9 genome encodes the following:
- a CDS encoding GNAT family N-acetyltransferase: protein METERLKLVPPSMEYQPLMLEAILESQDELGVYLPWVPYALTEAESIENTKQAISNFENFEGELRYSIVEKSTGRFLGAIGLIIRDKTVPYFEIGYWLRSSSVGYGFISEAVKAVETYAFKELKANRLEIKAAVNNLKSRSVAERGGYTFEGILCNDRRLPSGELSSTAMYAKTGL from the coding sequence ATGGAAACAGAAAGGCTTAAACTAGTGCCTCCTTCAATGGAATATCAGCCTTTGATGCTCGAAGCGATATTAGAAAGCCAAGATGAGCTTGGTGTTTATCTTCCTTGGGTTCCATATGCGTTGACTGAAGCAGAGTCTATCGAGAATACAAAGCAAGCTATCAGCAATTTTGAGAACTTTGAAGGTGAGTTACGATATTCAATCGTCGAGAAAAGCACTGGTCGTTTTCTAGGAGCAATAGGGCTTATCATTCGTGACAAAACAGTCCCGTATTTCGAAATTGGTTATTGGCTACGTAGTTCGAGCGTTGGTTATGGCTTCATTTCGGAAGCAGTCAAAGCTGTAGAAACTTACGCATTCAAAGAACTTAAGGCTAATCGTCTCGAAATCAAAGCTGCTGTAAATAACTTGAAAAGTCGATCTGTAGCAGAGCGTGGTGGATATACATTCGAAGGGATACTGTGCAATGACCGAAGATTGCCGTCAGGTGAGTTGAGTAGTACGGCAATGTATGCGAAAACAGGCTTATAA
- a CDS encoding DUF805 domain-containing protein gives MILATPDIGRSGRCMLLNRLSILSFLILLYFFVQDGQSGTNEYGPNPK, from the coding sequence GTGATACTCGCAACGCCTGACATTGGCCGATCTGGCCGGTGTATGTTGCTCAACCGGCTTTCAATTCTGAGCTTCCTCATCTTACTTTACTTCTTTGTGCAGGACGGCCAGTCCGGCACTAATGAATATGGCCCCAACCCGAAATAA
- a CDS encoding SMI1/KNR4 family protein produces MALNRSEEQLVNRETELGETLPHDYRESMKVENGGEARTEEDDWELYSIKDTSGRKRLARTYNILLKKKSRVLALETFLNIH; encoded by the coding sequence GTGGCATTGAATCGATCAGAAGAGCAATTAGTCAATAGAGAGACAGAACTTGGCGAAACTCTACCGCATGATTATCGTGAATCAATGAAAGTAGAAAATGGTGGGGAAGCTAGGACTGAAGAAGATGATTGGGAATTGTATTCAATCAAGGACACTTCTGGTCGAAAAAGGTTAGCTCGTACTTATAACATATTATTGAAGAAAAAAAGTCGTGTTTTGGCTTTGGAAACTTTCCTGAATATACATTAG
- a CDS encoding DUF5677 domain-containing protein yields the protein MNDEEHFKENYSLFESLVSAAVDVSDKSGGILTSGQRIEATKIYTRLTLSAITLERILPTKFGIWDFSSIAILARSFIETAHRYCYISEMELSDDELEFRRKLYFFHANMEKYRLYSSQPEHEVLESFKVGLPQSKKEIVESAFFLLLPKHMQNKIKSGNADMHISDEVISKRCGLIKEQYSFYYRILSNHSHGSPLSSTSQSNTRGRGIKNDDELFYITLTL from the coding sequence ATGAATGACGAAGAACATTTTAAGGAAAATTATTCGCTGTTTGAAAGCTTGGTGAGTGCGGCAGTTGATGTGTCAGATAAGTCTGGAGGTATACTAACTTCAGGTCAGCGGATAGAAGCTACAAAAATCTATACTAGGTTAACTCTGAGTGCTATCACACTAGAGCGTATTCTTCCCACAAAATTCGGCATTTGGGACTTTTCATCAATAGCTATATTAGCTCGTAGTTTTATTGAAACTGCTCATCGTTATTGCTATATCTCGGAAATGGAACTGTCTGATGACGAATTGGAGTTTAGGAGAAAGCTATACTTCTTTCACGCGAATATGGAGAAGTATCGTCTTTACTCTAGTCAACCTGAACATGAAGTATTAGAGTCATTTAAAGTAGGGTTGCCTCAAAGTAAAAAAGAAATTGTTGAGTCTGCGTTTTTCCTCTTACTTCCTAAGCACATGCAAAACAAGATTAAATCTGGCAATGCAGATATGCATATTAGTGATGAAGTTATTTCAAAGCGTTGCGGTTTAATAAAGGAGCAATATTCTTTTTACTATCGTATTTTGTCTAACCATAGTCATGGTTCACCACTGTCGTCAACCTCACAATCTAATACTCGTGGTAGGGGTATTAAGAATGATGATGAGCTATTTTATATTACGTTGACCTTGTAG
- a CDS encoding restriction endonuclease, translating into MREFYEFEELVKDVFRHQGFKIDDENKMYQTDGGRTELDFSATIQNKRYVVEVKFYRQSSQNTSLLKKATNQLLRLMDLTNISNGILVISSYVRPEHIEELERLGIIVISRPDIFNMASGSIELSEKLSSLLEDDSEFSSKENKIQKIKSSKPTKRPKAEEFLDFISSTPCLCSELKSIHGGKKGWSDYEKKCTEILKYLFDLDLTGWQTQQRTDDGLNRFDLVTRIRTVSDFWMFICNELDSRYVVFEFKNYKLKINQGQVLTTEKYLHKRALRSVAFIISRKGISDNALKFSQGAMREHGKLIVNLTNEDLCNMLDMKEKGDDPNDYMFEKVDSFLMSLPR; encoded by the coding sequence ATGAGAGAGTTTTACGAATTTGAGGAATTGGTAAAAGATGTTTTCCGTCATCAAGGATTTAAAATTGATGATGAGAATAAGATGTACCAAACCGATGGAGGTAGAACAGAATTAGATTTCTCTGCAACCATTCAAAATAAAAGGTATGTGGTAGAGGTAAAGTTTTATCGCCAAAGTTCTCAAAACACATCTCTTCTTAAAAAAGCAACTAATCAACTTCTCAGATTAATGGATTTAACCAATATATCTAATGGAATATTGGTCATCTCTAGCTATGTTAGACCCGAACATATCGAAGAATTAGAAAGATTAGGGATCATAGTTATCTCCAGACCTGACATATTTAATATGGCGTCAGGGTCAATAGAGTTATCTGAAAAGCTATCATCCTTACTTGAAGATGATAGCGAGTTTTCTTCAAAAGAAAATAAAATTCAAAAAATAAAATCATCAAAACCGACTAAAAGGCCAAAAGCAGAGGAGTTCCTTGATTTTATATCGAGTACACCATGCTTATGCAGTGAATTAAAAAGTATACATGGTGGAAAGAAAGGGTGGTCAGATTACGAGAAAAAATGTACAGAAATATTAAAATACCTGTTCGACTTGGATTTAACAGGCTGGCAAACCCAGCAACGTACTGATGATGGGCTTAACAGGTTTGATCTTGTTACGAGAATAAGAACAGTTTCAGATTTTTGGATGTTTATATGTAATGAGCTAGATAGTAGATATGTGGTGTTTGAGTTCAAGAACTATAAGCTCAAGATAAACCAGGGGCAGGTCTTAACCACTGAGAAATATCTACATAAAAGAGCCCTTCGATCAGTCGCTTTTATCATTTCAAGAAAAGGAATTAGCGATAACGCATTGAAATTCTCTCAAGGGGCTATGAGGGAACATGGTAAGTTAATAGTTAATCTGACAAATGAAGATCTATGCAATATGCTCGATATGAAAGAGAAGGGAGATGATCCTAATGACTATATGTTTGAAAAGGTTGATTCATTCTTAATGTCATTACCCCGATGA
- a CDS encoding DUF805 domain-containing protein produces MNWYLYALKKYAVFAGRAQRQEYWYFFLINLVITLALGIVDHLLNTPGSEDGTGLLGGVYSLAVLLPSVAVGIRRLHDIGRSGWWMLLSLIPVLGFLVLLYFFVQDGQPGTNEYGPNPKENNDMGQMMV; encoded by the coding sequence ATGAACTGGTATCTTTACGCACTCAAAAAGTACGCGGTTTTTGCAGGACGTGCTCAGCGACAGGAGTATTGGTACTTCTTCCTGATTAATCTGGTGATTACATTGGCGTTGGGCATTGTCGATCATCTGCTCAATACCCCCGGCTCGGAAGATGGTACCGGGCTGCTCGGGGGAGTCTATTCACTGGCCGTACTTTTACCCTCGGTGGCTGTCGGTATCCGGCGGTTACATGACATTGGCCGATCTGGCTGGTGGATGCTGCTCAGCCTGATCCCGGTTCTGGGCTTTCTCGTTTTACTTTACTTTTTTGTGCAGGACGGCCAGCCCGGCACCAACGAATATGGCCCTAATCCGAAAGAAAACAACGATATGGGTCAAATGATGGTGTAA
- a CDS encoding LysR family transcriptional regulator produces the protein MKTDDLILFVQVVEDGSFSKAADNLGITSSVVSKHIARLENELGVQLLFRTTRSIRLSEAGKVLYQGAKHVKQAAAEAVDAVSGFGESLSGHVKMSVPTISGELLLAEAVAGFCQQHPKITVEMSMENRFVDVVGEGFDLVIRTGYLEDSSLIARHLIDSQWVVCASADYCRREGKPRKPEDLLHKNCLQYAYQSTGAAEWEFLDEHGQGYTLKVRGNLTTDNAAALRKAALAGYGIAYMPRCLVYHDLMSGALIDLLPNQVGKKLGIYAVYPFTRQPSQKIRLLIEHIRQAYQAISHYF, from the coding sequence ATAAAGACCGATGATCTGATTTTATTCGTGCAGGTCGTAGAAGACGGCTCCTTCAGCAAAGCGGCAGATAACCTGGGGATCACCAGTTCCGTGGTGAGTAAGCATATCGCCCGGCTTGAAAATGAACTGGGCGTTCAATTGCTGTTTCGCACCACGCGCAGTATCCGGCTGAGTGAAGCCGGAAAAGTGCTGTATCAGGGGGCAAAACATGTCAAACAGGCGGCAGCCGAGGCCGTGGATGCCGTCAGTGGTTTTGGCGAAAGCCTGAGCGGGCACGTGAAGATGTCTGTCCCGACGATTTCAGGTGAACTCTTACTGGCCGAAGCTGTGGCCGGTTTTTGTCAGCAGCATCCGAAGATCACGGTTGAGATGTCGATGGAAAACCGGTTTGTGGATGTGGTGGGTGAGGGATTTGATCTCGTCATTCGTACCGGCTATCTGGAAGACTCCAGTCTGATTGCCCGCCATCTGATTGATTCGCAATGGGTGGTCTGTGCCTCGGCCGATTACTGCCGCCGGGAAGGAAAGCCCCGGAAGCCTGAAGATTTGTTGCACAAGAATTGTCTGCAATATGCCTATCAGAGCACTGGCGCAGCAGAATGGGAGTTTCTGGATGAACACGGGCAAGGATATACGCTCAAAGTCCGCGGTAATCTGACGACGGACAATGCCGCCGCGCTCCGAAAGGCCGCTTTGGCCGGTTATGGGATTGCATACATGCCGCGATGTCTGGTGTACCACGATTTAATGTCGGGTGCCTTGATTGATCTGTTACCCAATCAGGTTGGCAAGAAACTGGGAATTTATGCCGTTTACCCGTTCACGCGCCAGCCATCACAAAAAATTCGCTTACTGATCGAGCATATTCGTCAGGCTTATCAGGCGATTTCTCATTATTTTTAA
- a CDS encoding FAD-binding and (Fe-S)-binding domain-containing protein: MTNNDQQLISRLTQFLTPEQIITDEAKRLAYGTDASFYRMVPKVVLRLHTLEEVIQVIGLCAGLHIPYTYRAAGTSLSGQAVSDSVLITLSDQWRHHDIENEGQKITLQPGVIGADANRYLAPFGRKIGPDPASINTCKIGGIAANNASGMCCGTAQNSFRTVNGMTIVLTDGTVLNTRDEASKAAFRQSHADLLAGIAALRETVESNADLKARINHKYRLKNTTGYALNALTDYSDPIDIIEHLMIGSEGTLGFIADITYNTVIEHPHKASTLLVFSTIEQASEATSVLAKTPVSAVEMMDGRAMRSVADKSGMPAFMTGLDLEAAALLVETRAGTEQDLMNQCQKVMDSLTDFRIIESVPFTTEPTTVNTLWAIRKGMFPAVGAVRETGTTVIIEDVAFPVADLARGVRDLQALFDQFHYDEAIIFGHALEGNLHFVFTQGFEAQSEIDRYGAFMDAVAELVAVKYQGSLKAEHGTGRNMAPYVELEWGKDAYQLMLRIKQLFDPQGLLNPGVIINDNPLAHITHLKPMPAADPLVDRCIECGFCEPVCPSRTLSLSPRQRIVLYRELQHRRRSGQTAQAASLEKVFNYEGIDTCAATGLCAERCPVGIHTGELVKKLRTEKYRRFTPIARWTANHFSTTTRLVKTGLGAAHALESMLGEPRMLALSEHARKFTRGATPQWLPELPVLNRHQLGDADSTQKHGDKKIVYLPSCASRAMGQQPDNPETRSLTEVTMSLIEKAGFDVIIPPQVNDLCCGMPYDSKGMAEPARQKIEQLEASLWQASDHGKYPVLIDTSPCAKRSLEHFTKLMHVVEPVGLVLHYLLPHLALKRKQETVMLHITCSSRRMGLEHEMVELAKACASQVVVPEHIQCCGWAGDKGFSTPELNAAALAPLKAQVPDHCTRGFSNSRTCEIGLSHHSGIPYQSILYLVDEVAS, encoded by the coding sequence ATGACGAACAATGATCAACAACTGATTTCCCGGCTGACACAGTTCCTCACCCCCGAACAAATCATCACCGACGAAGCCAAGCGGCTGGCTTACGGTACGGACGCCAGCTTTTACCGCATGGTGCCCAAGGTCGTCCTTCGGCTGCACACGCTTGAAGAAGTCATCCAGGTGATTGGCCTGTGTGCCGGGCTGCACATTCCCTACACTTACCGGGCAGCAGGCACCAGCTTGTCAGGGCAGGCCGTCTCCGATTCCGTGCTGATCACCCTGAGCGATCAGTGGCGTCATCATGACATTGAAAATGAAGGACAGAAAATTACGCTGCAGCCCGGTGTGATCGGGGCTGATGCCAACCGTTATCTGGCCCCTTTTGGCCGGAAAATCGGACCGGATCCGGCCTCTATCAATACCTGTAAAATCGGCGGAATTGCGGCCAACAACGCCAGCGGGATGTGCTGCGGCACCGCACAAAATTCATTCCGTACGGTAAATGGCATGACGATTGTGCTCACCGACGGCACCGTGCTGAATACCCGGGATGAAGCAAGTAAAGCTGCGTTCCGGCAAAGTCATGCCGATTTACTGGCGGGAATCGCGGCACTCAGAGAAACCGTCGAATCCAATGCCGACCTGAAAGCACGAATTAATCACAAATACCGGCTGAAAAACACCACCGGCTATGCGCTCAATGCCCTGACCGACTACAGCGATCCCATCGACATCATCGAACACCTGATGATCGGCTCCGAAGGCACGCTGGGATTTATTGCCGATATCACCTACAACACCGTGATTGAGCATCCGCACAAAGCATCTACCCTACTGGTGTTCAGCACGATTGAACAGGCCAGTGAAGCGACTTCTGTGCTTGCAAAAACACCGGTCTCTGCAGTCGAAATGATGGACGGCCGCGCAATGCGCTCCGTCGCTGATAAGTCCGGCATGCCCGCCTTTATGACCGGGCTTGATCTGGAAGCCGCAGCTCTGCTGGTCGAAACCCGGGCCGGTACAGAGCAAGACCTGATGAACCAGTGCCAGAAGGTGATGGACAGCCTTACAGATTTCCGGATTATCGAGTCCGTCCCCTTCACGACCGAGCCGACCACGGTCAATACTCTCTGGGCCATCCGAAAGGGAATGTTCCCTGCGGTAGGTGCGGTGCGGGAAACCGGCACCACAGTGATCATTGAAGATGTCGCCTTTCCGGTTGCAGATCTGGCCCGTGGCGTCCGTGACCTGCAGGCTCTGTTTGATCAGTTCCATTATGATGAAGCCATTATTTTTGGTCATGCGCTGGAGGGGAATCTGCACTTTGTGTTCACTCAGGGCTTTGAGGCGCAAAGTGAAATCGACCGTTACGGCGCTTTCATGGATGCTGTCGCAGAACTGGTCGCGGTGAAATATCAGGGGTCGCTCAAAGCCGAACATGGTACCGGACGAAATATGGCGCCCTATGTCGAGCTTGAATGGGGCAAAGACGCGTATCAGCTGATGCTGCGGATCAAACAGCTCTTTGACCCTCAGGGGTTACTGAACCCGGGCGTGATCATCAATGACAACCCGCTTGCCCATATCACGCACCTGAAACCCATGCCCGCCGCCGATCCATTGGTGGATCGCTGCATTGAATGCGGCTTCTGTGAGCCCGTCTGCCCGTCCAGAACTCTGTCGCTGTCTCCGCGGCAGCGGATTGTTCTGTACCGCGAGCTGCAGCATCGCCGGCGCAGCGGACAAACAGCGCAGGCAGCTTCGCTGGAAAAAGTCTTTAACTATGAGGGTATCGATACCTGTGCAGCCACCGGCTTATGTGCTGAGCGCTGTCCGGTAGGGATTCATACCGGCGAGCTGGTCAAAAAGCTGCGCACTGAAAAATACCGGCGTTTTACGCCGATTGCCCGGTGGACCGCCAATCATTTCTCGACCACCACGCGACTGGTCAAAACGGGTCTGGGCGCTGCGCATGCGCTGGAGTCCATGCTGGGAGAGCCGCGAATGCTCGCGCTCAGTGAACACGCGAGAAAATTTACCCGGGGTGCCACCCCGCAATGGTTGCCGGAACTGCCGGTGCTGAATCGCCACCAGCTCGGTGATGCTGACAGCACCCAGAAACATGGCGACAAAAAAATTGTCTACCTGCCGTCGTGTGCCAGCCGTGCGATGGGACAGCAGCCGGATAATCCGGAAACCCGCTCTCTGACAGAAGTGACAATGTCACTGATTGAGAAAGCCGGATTTGATGTCATCATCCCGCCGCAGGTGAATGATTTATGCTGCGGCATGCCCTACGACAGCAAAGGCATGGCTGAACCGGCCCGCCAAAAGATAGAGCAGCTGGAAGCATCACTCTGGCAAGCCAGTGACCATGGCAAGTATCCGGTGCTGATTGATACCAGTCCCTGTGCCAAGCGCAGTCTGGAGCACTTCACCAAACTGATGCATGTTGTCGAACCCGTTGGTCTGGTTCTTCATTATTTACTGCCTCATCTGGCGCTCAAACGGAAACAGGAAACAGTCATGCTTCATATTACCTGCAGCAGCCGCCGGATGGGCCTTGAGCATGAGATGGTCGAACTGGCAAAAGCCTGTGCCAGTCAGGTTGTGGTGCCGGAGCATATTCAGTGCTGTGGCTGGGCCGGTGATAAAGGATTTTCCACACCGGAGCTGAACGCTGCCGCGCTGGCGCCGCTGAAAGCACAGGTGCCAGATCACTGTACCCGGGGATTCAGTAACAGCCGTACCTGTGAGATTGGCCTGTCACACCATAGCGGGATTCCCTACCAGTCGATTCTCTACTTAGTCGATGAGGTGGCCAGCTGA
- a CDS encoding methyl-accepting chemotaxis protein, with product MQLSHLSIRNKILVLGSAVSLLFVVAMLFIKSANDRIGRNFSEFYQHNYQVSLLIGQIRQAQADIIGNVRGLQVVYLLGLTEQVPEFRAIIDENSAKTPELVKTLKHDYSGDPALFTEFETKLNIYQKNTQQFVNDMESAPNHQAPYAVFRAFVGSYAALNLQFDRIQQASQENAVRANDDTVKAINDANMVFYISIVLAVVMAFVLSQWIARGLVNGISRVKATAEALASGHLDVLSHVQGRDEVAQLSSAIDSTVHRLQNTVKGIVSSSVLVAENSHILQEANNNIQVAAGEVSEHTIQAVTAIEELSTTSKSIASNTSDSARASDQMLVLAERGIESSNHTQSVVQRLVATLQQTSGVVNELHGESRKIESILEVIRGIAEQTNLLALNAAIEAARAGEQGRGFAVVADEVRGLAQRSQTSVNEIEQMLTQLQQACSSAVDMMADSTTEADQAESRMAETNQLLDDIMNMIHQVNEQTQQIATAAEEQSAVAADISQNIHTVQALSDKTSSIASDTVQCSDDMQRVSQEVKAQVSFFRVS from the coding sequence ATGCAGCTGAGTCATTTATCCATTCGTAACAAAATTCTCGTATTAGGTAGTGCTGTTTCCCTGCTGTTTGTGGTTGCAATGCTTTTTATTAAGTCAGCCAATGATCGGATTGGCCGAAATTTCAGTGAGTTTTACCAGCACAATTATCAGGTCTCTTTGCTGATCGGGCAGATCCGCCAGGCACAGGCCGACATCATCGGGAATGTCAGGGGGCTGCAGGTCGTTTATCTGCTGGGTCTCACGGAGCAGGTCCCAGAGTTTCGCGCCATCATTGATGAGAACAGTGCAAAGACTCCTGAGTTAGTAAAAACACTCAAACACGATTACAGCGGTGATCCGGCATTGTTCACTGAGTTTGAAACCAAACTCAATATCTATCAGAAGAATACACAGCAATTTGTCAACGACATGGAAAGTGCCCCGAATCATCAGGCCCCGTATGCGGTCTTCCGGGCATTTGTGGGCAGCTATGCGGCGCTGAACTTACAGTTTGACCGAATTCAGCAGGCCAGTCAGGAGAACGCTGTCCGCGCCAATGACGATACAGTCAAAGCGATCAATGATGCCAACATGGTGTTTTATATCTCGATTGTGCTGGCGGTGGTGATGGCTTTTGTCCTGAGTCAGTGGATCGCCCGGGGTCTGGTGAACGGGATCAGCCGGGTCAAAGCCACGGCAGAAGCACTGGCAAGCGGTCATCTGGATGTGCTGTCTCATGTTCAGGGTCGGGATGAAGTGGCCCAGCTCAGCAGCGCGATCGACAGTACGGTGCATCGTTTACAGAATACGGTGAAAGGAATTGTCAGCTCCAGCGTACTGGTTGCGGAAAACAGTCACATTCTGCAGGAAGCCAACAATAATATTCAGGTCGCTGCCGGTGAAGTGTCGGAGCACACCATTCAGGCGGTGACGGCGATTGAAGAGCTGTCGACCACCAGCAAGAGTATTGCTTCGAACACCTCAGATTCTGCCCGGGCTTCAGATCAGATGCTGGTGCTGGCAGAGCGGGGCATTGAATCGTCCAATCACACGCAGTCAGTCGTGCAACGTTTGGTGGCAACCCTGCAGCAGACCTCGGGCGTTGTGAATGAGCTGCATGGCGAATCGAGAAAAATTGAAAGCATTCTGGAAGTGATCCGCGGGATTGCGGAGCAGACAAACCTGCTGGCGCTCAATGCTGCCATCGAGGCTGCCCGTGCCGGTGAACAGGGCCGCGGTTTTGCGGTGGTTGCAGATGAAGTGCGCGGACTGGCGCAGCGCTCACAAACCTCAGTCAATGAAATTGAGCAGATGCTGACTCAGCTGCAGCAGGCATGCAGCAGTGCGGTTGATATGATGGCTGACAGCACCACGGAAGCCGATCAGGCCGAATCCAGAATGGCCGAAACGAATCAGCTGCTGGATGACATCATGAATATGATCCACCAGGTGAATGAACAGACCCAGCAAATTGCAACGGCAGCGGAAGAGCAGAGCGCCGTGGCTGCAGACATTAGTCAGAACATTCATACGGTGCAGGCATTGTCGGATAAGACGTCTTCGATTGCTTCTGACACGGTTCAGTGCAGTGATGACATGCAGCGGGTCAGCCAGGAAGTGAAGGCTCAGGTCAGCTTCTTCAGGGTGTCCTGA
- a CDS encoding phosphate ABC transporter substrate-binding protein — MKAKVLGAIALAGSMVFNPAMAAETISVVGSSSVTPLMEVFGETYAKSHDVVVEVQGPGSSAGIRAAHDGSADLGMSSRDLKSSEEAPNIKEVVIARDGIAVVVHNSNPVKNLTKEQVSKIYKGEIKNWKEVGGEDKPIVVATRDTASGTRGAFEEIMSLQKKVNGKKVSAISQRAQVASGNGQLKTMVASNPFSIGYISLGSVDSSVKPLAIDGHQPSVEAIKAGDYGVQRPFLVVYKEGRPSKAALDFLDWIKTADAQKIVAAKGFIATH; from the coding sequence ATGAAAGCAAAGGTTCTCGGCGCAATCGCACTGGCAGGCTCAATGGTTTTCAACCCGGCTATGGCGGCTGAAACAATCTCTGTCGTAGGTTCTTCTTCTGTGACTCCTCTGATGGAAGTATTCGGTGAAACTTACGCGAAATCACACGATGTTGTCGTTGAAGTTCAGGGCCCTGGTTCTTCTGCAGGTATCCGTGCTGCGCACGACGGTTCTGCTGACCTGGGTATGAGTTCACGTGATCTGAAGTCTTCTGAAGAAGCTCCAAACATCAAGGAAGTGGTCATTGCACGTGATGGTATCGCTGTGGTTGTTCATAACTCAAACCCAGTGAAAAACCTGACCAAAGAACAAGTTTCTAAAATCTACAAAGGCGAAATCAAGAACTGGAAAGAAGTGGGTGGCGAAGACAAGCCAATCGTTGTTGCGACGCGTGACACCGCTTCTGGTACTCGTGGTGCATTCGAAGAAATCATGTCACTGCAAAAGAAAGTGAATGGTAAGAAAGTATCTGCGATTTCTCAGCGTGCACAGGTTGCCAGCGGTAACGGTCAGCTGAAAACCATGGTTGCCAGCAACCCATTCTCTATCGGTTACATCTCTCTGGGTTCAGTCGACAGCTCTGTAAAACCTCTGGCAATCGACGGTCACCAGCCATCTGTTGAAGCGATTAAAGCCGGTGATTACGGTGTTCAGCGTCCATTCCTGGTGGTTTACAAAGAAGGTCGTCCTTCTAAAGCTGCACTGGATTTCCTGGACTGGATTAAAACTGCAGACGCTCAGAAAATCGTTGCTGCAAAAGGCTTCATCGCAACTCACTAA
- the pstC gene encoding phosphate ABC transporter permease subunit PstC, giving the protein MTIANNFESANNKSPLPAAEKIDWRELFFKYLFLASAVLGILSLITIGYFIFREGYAAFAEAGVAGIVLGDEWLPPALFGIFPMIVASVVSTAGAVILGVPVGVMTAIFIAEIAPKRLSDIIRPMVELLAGIPSVVYGFFGLVIIVPMIQNVFNVPAGNTVLAGIIVLAVMILPTVITVSETSIRAVPRSYKEGSLALGASHIFTIFKLLVPAARSGIMTGVILGIARALGETMAIIMVMGNSPAMPQGILDSARTLTANIAIEMSYATGIHASALYATGIVLLVFIMVLNAALLYLNRERAR; this is encoded by the coding sequence ATGACCATCGCGAACAATTTTGAAAGCGCCAACAACAAATCCCCGCTGCCCGCAGCGGAAAAAATCGACTGGCGTGAACTCTTCTTCAAGTATCTGTTTCTGGCAAGTGCCGTTCTGGGCATCTTGTCTCTGATCACCATCGGCTACTTCATCTTCCGTGAAGGCTATGCGGCTTTTGCAGAAGCTGGCGTGGCCGGCATTGTGCTGGGTGACGAATGGCTGCCACCTGCGCTGTTCGGTATTTTCCCGATGATCGTGGCTTCCGTCGTTTCAACCGCCGGTGCCGTGATTCTGGGTGTACCAGTCGGGGTCATGACAGCGATTTTCATTGCTGAAATCGCCCCGAAACGCCTGTCGGACATCATCCGTCCAATGGTCGAGCTGCTGGCCGGTATCCCTTCGGTGGTTTACGGTTTCTTCGGCCTGGTGATTATCGTGCCGATGATTCAGAACGTCTTCAACGTTCCTGCCGGTAACACTGTGCTGGCCGGGATTATCGTGCTGGCAGTCATGATTCTGCCCACGGTGATCACGGTTTCAGAAACCTCGATTCGTGCCGTGCCCCGCAGCTATAAAGAAGGCTCGCTGGCACTGGGTGCTTCGCACATTTTCACGATTTTCAAGCTGCTGGTTCCCGCTGCCCGTTCAGGCATCATGACCGGTGTGATTCTGGGGATTGCCCGTGCACTGGGCGAAACCATGGCCATCATTATGGTCATGGGGAACTCCCCGGCGATGCCGCAAGGTATTCTGGATTCCGCACGGACACTGACCGCAAACATTGCGATCGAGATGTCATACGCGACCGGTATCCATGCAAGCGCACTCTACGCGACCGGCATTGTCCTGCTTGTTTTCATCATGGTGCTGAATGCAGCGCTGCTCTACCTGAACCGTGAGCGTGCGAGGTAA